The following are encoded together in the Ezakiella massiliensis genome:
- the thrS gene encoding threonine--tRNA ligase yields MRKLTLPDGSIREFDDSMDVYDIVGEISAGLQRNATGAVLDGHVIGMQDVPSHDGKFEVLTFDDLEGKKVFWHTSAHLMALAIQRLFPGVKFAIGPAIDQGFYYDFDTEHRFTPEDLEKIEAEMKKIVKEGNELKRFEMDRDEAIEHFKKLDEKYKVDLIEHFPSGEVISFYQLDEFVDLCRGPHLKDVSKIKAFKLLSVAGAYWRGDEKNEMLQRIYGISFPKKSLLDEYLDMLEEAKKRDHRKLGKELDLFSIHEEAPGIPFFHPNGMILKNELLNWWRNVLIDNGYGEIQTPIIMNEDLWHRSGHWDHYKENMYFTSVDEVPFAIKPMNCPGSTIVYANDLHSYRDLPIRLSEFGLVHRHELSGALHGLMRVRAFTQDDAHIFCLPSQVEDEIKKMVKLADYMYKTFGFKYTVELSTRPEDFMGEIETWNIAEEALENALHDMDIDFKLNEGDGAFYGPKIDFHLEDAIGRTWQCGTIQLDFQMPENFDLVYVDENNERKRPVMLHRAIFGSLERFMGSLIEHLAGKFPLWLAPVQVEVIPVSEKTNEYAKEVYDTLKESGIRVHLDSRDAKMGAKIREAQLKKINYMLILGENEKENKNISIRKRNGENVNDADLNSFIKDLHDEIKTKRIGD; encoded by the coding sequence ATGATATTGTAGGGGAAATTTCTGCAGGCCTACAAAGAAATGCTACAGGAGCAGTCCTTGATGGACATGTAATTGGCATGCAAGATGTGCCAAGTCACGATGGCAAATTTGAAGTTTTAACCTTTGACGACTTGGAAGGCAAGAAAGTCTTTTGGCATACATCTGCTCACTTGATGGCTCTTGCTATTCAAAGATTATTCCCAGGAGTTAAATTTGCAATTGGTCCTGCAATTGACCAAGGTTTTTATTACGATTTTGATACTGAGCACAGATTTACTCCAGAAGATCTAGAAAAGATCGAAGCAGAAATGAAAAAAATTGTAAAAGAAGGAAATGAACTCAAGAGATTTGAAATGGACAGGGATGAAGCCATTGAACATTTCAAAAAATTGGATGAAAAATACAAGGTAGATTTAATTGAACACTTCCCATCAGGAGAAGTTATTTCCTTCTATCAATTAGATGAGTTTGTAGACCTATGTAGAGGACCACACTTAAAAGATGTCTCAAAGATAAAAGCTTTTAAACTTTTAAGTGTTGCTGGTGCTTATTGGCGTGGAGATGAAAAAAATGAAATGCTCCAAAGAATTTACGGAATAAGTTTTCCTAAAAAGTCTCTGCTAGATGAATATTTAGATATGCTTGAAGAGGCTAAGAAGAGAGACCATAGAAAACTTGGTAAGGAACTTGATTTATTTAGCATTCATGAAGAAGCTCCAGGAATTCCTTTCTTCCATCCAAACGGCATGATTTTGAAAAATGAACTTTTAAATTGGTGGAGAAATGTATTGATTGATAATGGTTATGGAGAAATTCAAACTCCAATTATTATGAACGAAGATTTATGGCACCGTTCAGGCCACTGGGATCACTATAAAGAAAACATGTACTTTACAAGTGTTGACGAAGTTCCATTTGCTATTAAACCTATGAACTGCCCAGGTTCTACGATTGTTTATGCAAATGACCTTCATTCATATAGGGATTTGCCAATTAGATTATCTGAATTTGGCCTTGTCCATAGACATGAATTATCTGGTGCCTTACACGGACTTATGAGAGTTAGGGCTTTCACTCAAGACGATGCTCATATTTTCTGCCTTCCATCACAAGTTGAAGATGAAATTAAAAAGATGGTAAAGCTAGCGGACTATATGTATAAAACTTTTGGGTTTAAATATACTGTTGAACTATCCACAAGACCAGAAGATTTTATGGGCGAAATTGAAACATGGAATATAGCAGAAGAGGCCCTTGAAAATGCCCTTCATGACATGGATATAGATTTTAAATTAAATGAAGGCGACGGCGCTTTCTATGGTCCTAAGATTGACTTCCACCTAGAAGATGCAATTGGCAGAACTTGGCAATGCGGAACAATTCAATTGGACTTCCAAATGCCAGAAAACTTTGACCTTGTCTATGTTGATGAAAACAATGAAAGAAAGCGTCCAGTTATGCTTCATAGGGCAATATTTGGATCCCTCGAAAGATTTATGGGCAGTTTAATCGAACACTTGGCAGGCAAGTTCCCACTATGGTTAGCTCCAGTACAAGTTGAAGTTATACCTGTTAGTGAAAAGACAAATGAATATGCAAAAGAAGTTTATGATACACTAAAAGAAAGTGGAATTAGAGTTCACTTGGATTCTAGAGACGCTAAGATGGGAGCCAAGATTAGAGAAGCTCAACTTAAAAAGATTAATTACATGTTAATCCTTGGTGAAAACGAAAAAGAAAATAAAAACATTTCTATCAGAAAGAGAAATGGTGAAAACGTCAATGATGCAGATCTAAATTCATTTATAAAAGATTTGCATGATGAAATAAAAACAAAAAGGATAGGTGATTAA